In Silene latifolia isolate original U9 population chromosome 3, ASM4854445v1, whole genome shotgun sequence, a single window of DNA contains:
- the LOC141648192 gene encoding uncharacterized protein LOC141648192, translating into MELVRDPLTSNESLEELDIEASENTPLRNRRNPRSGFSGTVRRWAYIFDGNGSYYTKDWDLTEGRGKEFCWYHVELPKENQKLSMSAQYLIDVLCPPLKLQDILSLTSNGSFCGYVDGALVFRVNSPGQASSAYTFRLAARITENSVITVSLGRVPRLGFSQTGQSLLSEIPLVDTPRSRNGEAREGRGVVIKEHVLEFLLTMNHSEEADNPVPNSVSNLVIHVIDTFVDHLQDNVTKLEVELDSVELEMDRGGFALKKQMLDDRRFPKMHLNLQRLLQVIAHGEQVFPRIKEKCSSKHWFSHEDIVSLEELIGRLRRLKENVGFIANRVTAIQAGLDSWQSEQINKKLYYLSFLSIVFLPLSVITGVFGMNVGGVPWTNQWKHPELKDGFRNVMFLCLVMLLVVLLCFSFGSLYTRICAWWTRKTLKRNWSLNRRSFIKRTPRDGDEERGGFVRI; encoded by the exons ATGGAGCTAGTTAGGGATCCATTAACTAGCAATGAAAGCTTGGAAGAGTTAGACATAGAAGCATCAGAGAACACCCCTCTTAGGAATAGGAGAAACCCTAGGAGTGGTTTTTCGGGTACTGTGAGGCGATGGGCGTACATATTTGATGGGAATGGAAGCTATTATACCAAAGATTGGGACCTTACAGAAGGGAGAGGCAAAGAGTTTTGTTGGTATCATGTAGAACTTCCTAAAGAAAATCAGAAACTTTCGATGTCAGCACAGTATCTGATTGATGTGCTTTGTCCTCCATTAAAGCTGCAGGATATTCTATCACTAACTAGCAATGGTTCGTTTTGTGGGTATGTTGATGGTGCCCTTGTTTTTAGGGTCAATTCACCGGGACAGGCTTCTAGTGCTTATACTTTTAGGCTTGCTGCTAGGATTACTGAGAATTCGGTCATTACTGTTTCTCTTGGACGAGTTCCAAGACTGGGGTTCTCTCAAACTGGTCAGTCTTTGTTGTCGGAGATACCACTTGTGGACACTCCTAGAAGCCGCAATGGTGAGGCCAGGGAAGGTAGAGGGGTTGTTATTAAAGAGCATGTGCTCGAATTTCTATTGACAATGAACCATTCTGAAGAGGCTGATAATCCAGTCCCGAATTCGGTCTCTAATCTTGTTATTCATGTTATTGATACATTTGTGGATCATCTTCAAGATAATGTGACTAAACtcgaggttgagttggattcagtCGAACTTGAGATGGATAGAG GCGGATTCGCATTGAAAAAGCAAATGCTAGATGATAGAAGATTCCCCAAGATGCATCTGAATTTGCAAAGGCTACTTCAG GTAATTGCACATGGGGAGCAAGTATTTCCTCGCATCAAAGAAAAGTGTTCGTCGAAACATTGGTTTTCTCATGAAGACATTGTCTCTCTTGAGGAGCTGATCGGGCGACTCAGGAGACTAAAGGAAAACGTCGGTTTCATAGCTAACCGTGTAACTGCAATTCAGGCTGGTCTAGATAGTTGGCAGTCTGAACAAATAAACAAGAAACTATACTACCTTTCATTTCTTTCAATCGTGTTCCTCCCTCTATCAGTCATCACCGGAG TGTTTGGAATGAATGTGGGAGGTGTTCCATGGACAAACCAATGGAAGCACCCTGAGTTAAAAGATGGGTTCCGGAATGTCATGTTCCTTTGTTTGGTAATGCTCTTGGTAGTGCTTCTATGCTTCTCTTTTGGATCTCTTTACACTCGTATATGTGCTTGGTGGACAAGGAAGACCTTGAAGCGAAACTGGTCTTTGAACCGAAGGTCATTTATCAAACGAACCCCTAGAGACGGAGACGAAGAACGAGGAGGTTTTGTCCGTATTTGA
- the LOC141648193 gene encoding uncharacterized protein LOC141648193 has translation MDFETSYEIDQTANYIHTHHFTRVALQFPDELLKDSTRVVRALRDKLQKLEECSDGGSRDDGRKNVGLYVMADATYGSCCVDEVGAAHINADCVVHYGHTCLSPTSTIPAYFVFGKASVCVRDCAKKICTFASCRGKPVLVLFGLEYAYVMHDLKEALEDETSKLSSSTSRLKIFYADALPPAVEPVKGERTPDLQGEIGDTEIQKSYSIGGLRWSLSHDQRIEDYLVFWIGSDNSAFANTVLTFNACEIVRYDATEKCLTTDVSQKTRILKRRYYLVEKAKDANIVGIVVGTLGVAGYLHMINQIKDLVTKAGKKPYMLVVGRPNPAKLANFPECNVFVYVSCAQTTLLDSKEFMAPVITPFEAILAFTRGSQWTGEYTMEFRDLINMASSETQSNLAEPRYSFFEGGYVEEIDHEENADDSEEGLPLAVATEKALRLRDDNTNPLTKIVPKSGPEFLAMRSYQGLDINYDGSSPKPLLIGRTGRAAGYEDEKHGV, from the exons ATGGATTTTGAAACGAGTTATGAAATTGATCAAACTGCTAATTATATTCACACCCATCATTTTACCAGAGTCGCTCTTCAG TTTCCTGATGAGCTGCTGAAAGATTCAACTAGAGTTGTGAGGGCCCTTCGTGATAAGCTTCAAAAACTCGAAGAATGTAGTGATGGTGGAAGCCGTGATGATGGGAGGAAGAATGTCGGTTTGTACGTTATGGCCGATGCAACCTATGGTAGCTGTTGCGTTGACGAAGTTGGGGCTGCTCATATCAATGCTGATTGTGTTGTACATTACGGTCACACATGTTTAAGCCC GACATCGACTATTCCTGCTTATTTTGTTTTTGGAAAAGCTTCTGTATGTGTTAGAGACTGTGCGAAGAAAATATGCACCTTTGCTTCATGTCGTGGCAAGCCTGTTCTG GTCCTCTTTGGGCTGGAATATGCATATGTGATGCATGATCTCAAAGAGGCATTGGAAGATGAAACATCAAAACTTTCGAGCTCTACATCCAGATTGAAAATTTTCTATGCTGATGCTTTGCCTCCAGCTGTTGAACCAGTAAAAGGGGAGAGGACACCCGATTTGCAAGGTGAAATTGGTGATACAGAAATTCAAAAATCGTATAGTATTGGTGGTCTGAGATGGTCtctatcacatgatcaaagaataGAGGACTACTTGGTGTTTTGGATTGGATCTGATAATTCAGCATTTGCAAACACCGTGCTGACTTTTAATGCTTGCGAAATAG TGAGGTACGATGCAACAGAGAAGTGCCTAACAACGGATGTATCTCAAAAGACAAGGATTCTTAAACGTAG ATATTACCTGGTGGAGAAGGCAAAAGATGCGAATATTGTTGGAATCGTGGTTGGAACTCTTGGTGTAG CTGGCTATCTTCACATGATAAATCAAATAAAAGATTTAGTTACGAAAGCAGGGAAGAAACCTTATATGCTTGTTGTGGGAAGACCAAACCCAGCAAAGCTTGCCAACTTCCCCGAG TGTAATGTTTTTGTTTATGTTTCTTGTGCACAAACTACACTTTTGGATAGCAAAGAGTTCATGGCTCCAGTTATCACTCCTTTCGAGGCCATACTTGCTTTCACCAG AGGGAGCCAATGGACAGGGGAATACACCATGGAGTTCAGGGATTTGATTAACATGGCATCATCTGAAACTCAAAGTAACTTGGCCGAACCACGATATTCGTTCTTTGAAGGTGGATATGTTGAGGAAATTGATCATGAAG AGAACGCTGACGACAGTGAAGAAGGTCTTCCGCTGGCAGTTGCGACAGAAAAGGCCCTCCGGTTGAGAGATGACAACACGAACCCCCTTACCAAAATCGTCCCAAAGTCAGGCCCAGAGTTTTTGGCTATGCGATCATACCAAGGCTTGGATATTAACTACGATGGCTCAAGTCCAAAGCCTTTGCTAATAGGTAGAACTGGGAGAGCTGCAGGATATGAAGACGAGAAACATGGTGTATGA